In a single window of the Leptospira sanjuanensis genome:
- a CDS encoding TIGR04388 family protein, whose translation MYNKKKNSRYFIIFFLTLFSFFPLSPQPVVVPNLNTPVFNTNSMNQTFTVADGMRTIGNWDAFVFQNVSILQTQWEAQVQAQITMMVNSITTSDHFASVQEYQSYVYNSLQGQASEQLLTWQSAVEAEILQERSEYLSSLYGANSSAVASSTASFQSQWDSFVSGNGLNLNLGGALSQAVLNSGQQTLEGLQSQWWNDFHNNLQNGLQTYQQALQGLTDKYQNLISQINATEMQYQAHLAQIQQSQAGVKSQILSSLEGYQNFLNSNGLFWNTITVLYDNNSNSYVQASCPSGHVCVTYQYDPTNSQFYAAGSCPVGHTCANILYDNNTSSYLQNTVCPSTCNGSEMENLTVRTSLNADGRAFQNVINKVANAMQEGYVMPAIFDYTSGTMLSYNNNCLNGSTCVKGLYDATSGSFVASNTCSAGHTCYSAVVDNTVPASATGSYFASSCPVGDTRCVSCASGHTCQVQEMEAGFLYASSLLSNFLHNELLSTQNALQNAVAVQNGGTYNFQYGQSQGAYNNDGIWSYGDPIFSHTPFNHFSATSGGPASVSIAEILNTAFTEGEGGLAKKIMAYIRQEITQSDLANWIMDAYESGLTGSGSPLSGLMGALGPGRTITGFSQIDLRAFQNEDGFTPFFNATPYCGSPLGCASGDIFNWTPGIYLANRTYSEMRAQGLAGVNGSWGQNFYDYFAREWMIWDGIPFLGDIQHTQNYAWIELNFQVTNNNAYANVTTYQDLVLQLQAFEYDWQTNVMPSITNWTAQVASYQAQYSNWQTQMQTALTDAQNAFNSGVADIQSQQSSWLAQMGQLQQQATSAFNAAGNALQNGQGQSNYIQLTQQVLAGLNKGQMKSNLDGDLTVNDGSFRDAFGNILNGLNRNADRGIPNFGLLDTIGSGMNRITTGISNLSLLSSTNNATMDTILGYMKGVAESMRNEKQFTQNGYGDLVEASGIKTREVKSKDKYSGETITTTYVLKDDGSIDTFTDEDGNVKQKTLGDWVQGHCGKDLGNAECSRFVENKYSSVDVGADGKITAHRRVYNGTSSYCGSDMTNSDSYCYNTDDAVVTISAPSKDSFLLGRGASRLGDMFNEREKGFSDLVNATFQNVNGYLSSNKHTAALFTEVNITQNVHDKNASLASQDVNNKVKIASIVKDYVEAVLLGGMSTGAWVSKQANQAVQDVVATALTKAFDLPPDVASFLSGGLMAHIEMSKAKHDMGSHNLGIGKGIHSAIHHSGFGGMEKTLLRVAPLATEILAPIVGYGAIAFSLSTLDKYENNLSAIEKWKDFKNSMYGFGVQKIAIANGASPEYAAALGQVAIGYMEMRQAKEELGMRSGAFSLQSLGGEFKRVVAGISGNIGEVVGAGIKSSAHITGDLGLTSEKYEKHINQETRSILNELKLRDLKEDIKNWDTTQQVLASASVKEYGRVTHMDPAQIELWSKQASDFVVRKQAERDLHRRDGMLTNGLPLTLGYSSLFILDNKLFNGGITSLISKGFKGILTSVADLGNMLGESVVPSDLRSSIYDQSKEWHNKITLEDVKGRTGQGIINKAYVETEMRNVLFDKIGEALTGDPAMGHNLGLLLKYQIDKQEARKAAREQRLKDAEVLVQLAAAAAVTYFGGPAGIQMLNSVIGTGATAINTTLATVGLSLNNAQVAMLAASTAATMAIENRINGANGSAAALVNGLISTATLGVKTPLTGYVTYTKHQNANLLTGQHEVKGGWGGGVSLNVSGVKGLPGGEILKTALEGMKMSNLTLGLSYNADQGLGMNVNTNFTNNVGLGLDYNFKSGSYTANASYDVNKAGGKSWANGSVNVSASREGHSSLALSYNHDGNTAIPQRLRGGGATLDLGNDGVLGFSIQGLKGATIGTVSYNTNSHGWEQATLNQNFQNEYLQGVTAENSAYNHEKSQMEILRTELSIATKMEKPLFTQADVDKYLPKNKDGSIDVENAQPEKLLEKWNAHKEAMSQTPEGLQKWKDDVTRAGEKSGIEIKFNDGKSATSTFGKFVTGMFGDIAQSFGIANDGSKMVDKQGVFHLDTCFRGDVPVLRLKHKENGIYGNVKSPEFSSEDYELIAIEEVKIGDVVQSWNERTGKLENKKVTETFVHEVPQLFFLELDGEDEIHTTWNHPFRRRIVTQNGSNASTNQNRVSPFDLKGIQRDFKTHEHLLHPREARIVTSLLGSGSESETKTASVIEELPHSTDSNHSASDVTLTKTERFSSNAGLTKTVLTDASLVNPNTTQTSEWVKVEDLRLRDQVLKADGSWGTVTGIYYYNTEPTKVYNLEVEENHTYVVGGRESNSGAGYVVHNYNNAQEAMFGGFKRLSNDVYDVAKKFAGLEGGTGNEVYQKAVEFQQAVKETNASRETLNKESNILVTKQKAAEASMQLGVIRNSEFMKAIHDPKSDNIPGVADLRRQLKGVDPSKGFSENHLKAVSSWLSSSGTGFGIGKMGSIQTNPMKGYIVSAALSISSAKERGDLVKTIQETNQKLAEHKIKEDNIGRQMIERSEKVKSDIVKLIQEKHHNDPRYAEVLVEHGFVKKDTFNPAEHKVTYEEKLKALGDKIKPETRKQLAEFDRKITDLRVSQNKHEAESYAQWNKDHPNEPYKRTPEMEKRRNDMVTMQKTLEKERAMIINREVAPYPKESELHRLEKLGEGHSLNDKQKTELTNLRNEKKTHETQVAALLDRDANAIETNLNKLLGKPEVPKDFKAVVKEADTRKSYDKYMGLNAEQAAERTKTIALEHDAKNNSEAVWQKSKDTLETAEKDLKKIDASLASLNSKKADYETKKAALEEQRKAAADKVSNLNRDHQEYTKQKNEAFETVNKREDRESKELIAKLGNQNLDKIEKNIVAKKKELAEAFLNEKNSEKKVKELTKEITKLTAQKDELNDKMAAAIKAIDDKNKSSDVVIGTLPNDLLPDHLAKFMDPVQRKVEWVEKNLEYMKKELYAGEDVEYTVKGNQAILEDGVINLGTAHSNQFVDYGATVKIISDSDKSMFGNSNGLSYNEKTGKYEYVQSGRNTCQSYSFLEQLLYVGVLFRDSGRSPIHELTKLQYNLGLTAEMSTNTAAAYTKLLEPYGMKTVTLGDGDHGVAENFANIKAALKRGEIVNAGMYIDGPVNGEHRAGYDKYMRPLDPSKGHRVDIIGFDDKRGEWIVNDSARPNQMIRYKYGDYELGNRWSMVIRKK comes from the coding sequence ATGTATAATAAAAAAAAGAACTCCCGTTACTTTATTATTTTCTTTTTAACTTTGTTCTCCTTTTTCCCACTCAGTCCTCAGCCCGTAGTAGTTCCGAATTTGAATACTCCCGTATTCAATACGAACAGCATGAATCAGACGTTTACGGTTGCGGACGGTATGCGGACGATCGGCAACTGGGACGCGTTCGTGTTTCAGAACGTGAGTATTTTGCAGACACAGTGGGAAGCGCAGGTTCAAGCTCAGATCACGATGATGGTGAACTCGATCACGACGAGCGATCATTTCGCTTCGGTTCAGGAGTATCAAAGTTACGTTTATAATTCTCTGCAAGGACAGGCCTCGGAACAACTTTTGACATGGCAGAGCGCCGTAGAAGCGGAGATTTTACAGGAGAGGAGCGAATATCTTTCGTCCTTGTATGGAGCGAATTCGAGTGCGGTTGCTAGTTCGACGGCTTCGTTTCAAAGCCAATGGGATTCGTTTGTTTCCGGTAACGGTTTGAATCTGAACTTAGGCGGTGCTCTGAGTCAGGCTGTTTTGAACAGCGGCCAACAGACGTTGGAAGGTTTGCAGAGTCAGTGGTGGAACGATTTTCACAATAATCTGCAGAACGGTTTGCAGACATATCAGCAAGCGCTTCAGGGTTTGACCGACAAATATCAGAACTTAATTTCTCAGATCAACGCTACGGAGATGCAGTATCAGGCGCATCTTGCCCAGATTCAACAGAGTCAAGCGGGCGTTAAGAGCCAGATTCTTTCGAGTTTGGAAGGGTATCAGAACTTTTTAAACAGCAACGGTCTTTTTTGGAACACGATTACCGTGTTGTATGACAACAATTCGAACAGTTATGTGCAGGCGAGTTGTCCGAGCGGTCACGTGTGTGTGACGTATCAATACGATCCTACGAATTCCCAGTTTTACGCGGCCGGTTCTTGTCCGGTAGGTCATACTTGTGCGAACATTCTCTACGACAACAATACGAGCAGTTATCTTCAGAACACGGTTTGTCCTTCGACCTGCAACGGATCGGAGATGGAGAACTTGACGGTTCGCACTAGTTTGAATGCGGACGGTCGTGCGTTTCAGAACGTGATCAACAAGGTGGCGAATGCGATGCAGGAAGGGTATGTGATGCCCGCGATCTTCGACTATACTTCCGGAACGATGCTTAGCTACAACAACAACTGTTTGAACGGCAGTACTTGCGTGAAGGGTTTGTATGACGCGACTTCGGGTTCTTTTGTGGCATCGAACACGTGTTCTGCGGGACATACCTGTTACAGCGCTGTTGTGGACAACACGGTTCCGGCTTCCGCCACCGGTTCCTATTTTGCGAGCAGTTGTCCGGTGGGGGATACGCGTTGCGTTAGCTGCGCTTCCGGTCATACCTGTCAGGTTCAGGAAATGGAAGCAGGCTTTTTGTACGCTTCGAGTCTTTTGAGCAACTTTCTGCACAACGAACTTCTTTCGACGCAGAACGCGCTTCAAAATGCGGTCGCCGTTCAGAACGGGGGAACATACAATTTTCAATACGGGCAGTCTCAAGGTGCGTACAATAACGACGGTATTTGGAGTTACGGGGATCCTATTTTTTCGCATACACCGTTTAACCACTTTTCGGCGACTTCCGGAGGTCCGGCTTCCGTTTCCATTGCGGAGATTTTGAACACTGCGTTTACGGAAGGGGAAGGCGGGCTTGCCAAAAAGATCATGGCTTATATTCGCCAAGAGATCACTCAGTCGGACCTCGCGAACTGGATCATGGACGCGTATGAGAGCGGTTTAACCGGAAGCGGGTCTCCTCTTTCGGGTTTGATGGGGGCGCTGGGACCGGGCAGAACGATTACCGGGTTTAGTCAGATCGATCTGCGTGCGTTTCAGAACGAAGACGGTTTTACGCCGTTTTTCAATGCCACTCCCTACTGCGGGAGTCCGCTCGGATGTGCTTCCGGGGATATATTCAATTGGACACCCGGGATTTATTTAGCGAATCGGACCTACTCCGAAATGAGAGCACAAGGTTTGGCCGGAGTGAACGGGAGCTGGGGCCAGAATTTTTACGATTATTTTGCGCGCGAGTGGATGATTTGGGACGGAATTCCCTTTCTTGGAGACATCCAACATACGCAGAACTATGCCTGGATCGAGTTGAACTTTCAAGTTACGAATAACAACGCGTATGCGAACGTAACCACGTATCAGGATTTGGTTCTTCAACTTCAGGCGTTCGAGTACGATTGGCAGACGAATGTGATGCCTTCGATCACGAACTGGACGGCGCAGGTTGCTTCTTACCAAGCTCAGTATTCGAACTGGCAAACTCAGATGCAGACCGCATTGACGGATGCGCAGAACGCTTTCAATTCCGGGGTGGCGGATATCCAAAGTCAGCAGTCTTCCTGGCTTGCCCAAATGGGTCAGTTGCAGCAACAGGCAACGAGCGCCTTCAACGCGGCCGGGAACGCTCTTCAGAACGGTCAGGGGCAATCCAATTACATACAACTCACACAACAGGTGTTAGCCGGTTTGAACAAGGGACAAATGAAGTCGAACCTGGACGGGGACTTGACCGTCAACGACGGTTCCTTTAGAGACGCGTTCGGTAACATTTTGAACGGGCTTAACCGCAATGCGGACAGGGGGATTCCTAATTTCGGACTGTTGGATACGATCGGTTCGGGAATGAACCGGATCACGACGGGGATTTCCAACCTTTCTTTATTGTCTTCCACGAACAACGCGACGATGGATACGATCTTGGGATATATGAAAGGTGTTGCGGAGAGTATGCGCAACGAGAAGCAGTTCACCCAGAACGGTTACGGGGATCTGGTAGAAGCTTCCGGCATCAAGACAAGAGAGGTTAAAAGTAAGGATAAGTATTCGGGAGAGACGATCACGACCACGTATGTTTTGAAGGATGACGGTTCGATCGATACATTCACGGACGAGGACGGGAATGTGAAACAAAAGACGTTGGGGGATTGGGTTCAAGGGCATTGCGGTAAGGACTTGGGCAATGCGGAGTGCAGTCGGTTTGTGGAAAACAAATACAGCAGTGTGGATGTGGGGGCCGACGGGAAGATCACGGCTCACAGAAGGGTGTATAACGGAACTTCTTCGTATTGCGGTAGCGACATGACGAATTCGGATTCGTATTGTTACAACACGGATGATGCGGTTGTAACGATTTCGGCTCCTTCCAAGGATTCGTTTCTTTTGGGGAGAGGCGCTTCCCGATTGGGCGATATGTTCAACGAGAGGGAGAAGGGTTTTAGCGATCTCGTAAACGCCACATTCCAAAACGTAAACGGTTATCTTTCCTCGAACAAACATACGGCCGCCCTTTTTACGGAAGTTAATATTACGCAGAACGTTCACGACAAGAACGCGTCTTTGGCTTCGCAAGACGTCAATAACAAGGTGAAGATTGCGAGTATTGTCAAGGATTACGTGGAAGCAGTCTTGCTGGGAGGGATGTCGACCGGCGCTTGGGTGAGCAAACAGGCGAACCAAGCGGTACAGGACGTCGTTGCGACCGCGCTTACGAAGGCTTTTGATTTGCCGCCGGATGTTGCGTCGTTTTTGTCGGGCGGTCTCATGGCGCACATAGAGATGTCGAAGGCCAAGCACGATATGGGCAGTCATAATTTGGGAATTGGGAAAGGAATCCATTCGGCGATCCATCATTCAGGTTTTGGAGGAATGGAAAAAACTCTGCTCAGGGTTGCTCCTTTGGCTACAGAGATCCTTGCGCCGATTGTCGGTTATGGTGCGATAGCTTTTTCTCTATCAACTTTAGATAAGTATGAAAACAATCTTAGCGCGATTGAAAAATGGAAGGATTTCAAAAACAGCATGTACGGTTTTGGAGTTCAGAAAATTGCAATCGCAAACGGGGCGTCACCCGAATATGCGGCCGCCTTAGGCCAAGTTGCGATCGGATATATGGAGATGCGCCAGGCAAAAGAAGAGCTTGGAATGCGTAGCGGAGCGTTTTCTTTACAATCTCTTGGCGGTGAGTTTAAGCGAGTCGTAGCGGGGATATCTGGTAATATCGGCGAGGTTGTGGGAGCGGGAATTAAATCGAGCGCTCATATCACGGGAGATCTTGGATTAACGTCGGAGAAATACGAAAAACATATCAATCAAGAAACCAGATCGATCCTGAACGAACTGAAACTGAGGGATCTGAAAGAAGATATTAAAAACTGGGATACGACGCAACAGGTGCTTGCGAGCGCTTCTGTGAAGGAATACGGCAGAGTTACGCATATGGATCCTGCTCAAATCGAGCTTTGGTCAAAGCAGGCGAGCGACTTTGTGGTGCGCAAACAAGCGGAGCGGGATTTACACAGACGGGACGGGATGCTGACCAACGGACTGCCGCTTACACTGGGATACAGCTCCCTTTTTATCCTTGACAACAAGTTGTTCAACGGAGGAATCACGTCTCTCATATCGAAGGGATTCAAAGGAATTCTGACTTCGGTAGCGGATTTAGGGAACATGCTGGGAGAATCGGTCGTACCTTCGGACTTAAGATCTTCGATATATGACCAAAGTAAAGAGTGGCACAACAAGATAACGCTGGAAGACGTGAAAGGCAGAACGGGACAAGGGATTATCAACAAAGCGTATGTAGAAACGGAGATGCGTAACGTCCTTTTTGACAAGATCGGCGAGGCATTGACGGGAGATCCTGCAATGGGTCACAATCTGGGGTTATTGCTCAAATACCAAATCGACAAACAAGAGGCGAGAAAGGCAGCGAGAGAACAAAGACTGAAGGATGCTGAGGTATTGGTCCAGTTAGCAGCAGCGGCAGCAGTGACCTATTTCGGCGGTCCCGCGGGAATTCAGATGTTAAATTCGGTGATCGGAACGGGTGCGACGGCGATTAACACAACATTGGCGACGGTTGGGCTTTCGCTTAACAATGCGCAGGTGGCCATGCTTGCGGCGAGTACAGCGGCGACGATGGCGATCGAAAACAGAATCAACGGGGCAAATGGCTCGGCTGCAGCCCTTGTAAACGGCCTCATCTCGACGGCGACCTTAGGAGTAAAAACTCCTCTTACGGGCTACGTAACGTATACCAAACATCAGAACGCGAACCTTTTGACGGGTCAACACGAAGTGAAAGGCGGTTGGGGCGGTGGAGTTAGCTTGAACGTGTCCGGTGTCAAAGGGTTACCTGGGGGAGAAATATTAAAGACCGCGTTGGAAGGAATGAAAATGAGCAATCTAACCTTGGGACTGAGCTACAATGCTGATCAAGGTCTTGGAATGAACGTGAACACGAACTTTACGAACAACGTAGGCTTAGGGTTAGACTACAACTTTAAAAGCGGCAGCTATACCGCGAACGCGAGCTATGACGTGAACAAGGCAGGTGGAAAGTCTTGGGCGAACGGAAGTGTTAACGTATCTGCGAGTAGAGAAGGTCACTCGAGTTTAGCGTTGTCTTACAACCACGACGGAAACACGGCGATTCCTCAGAGACTTCGCGGAGGTGGAGCGACGCTTGACTTAGGTAATGACGGTGTATTGGGTTTTAGCATCCAGGGACTGAAAGGGGCTACGATCGGTACTGTGAGCTACAACACGAACAGTCACGGTTGGGAACAGGCGACTTTGAACCAGAATTTCCAGAACGAATATCTTCAAGGTGTGACAGCTGAGAACTCTGCCTACAACCACGAGAAGAGCCAGATGGAGATCTTGCGTACGGAGCTGAGTATTGCGACGAAGATGGAGAAACCGTTGTTTACGCAAGCAGATGTGGACAAGTATTTACCTAAAAACAAGGACGGCAGCATCGACGTAGAGAATGCACAGCCTGAGAAGTTGTTAGAGAAATGGAACGCGCACAAGGAAGCGATGTCCCAAACGCCTGAGGGCTTGCAGAAGTGGAAGGACGATGTAACGAGAGCCGGAGAGAAATCGGGGATTGAGATCAAGTTCAACGACGGAAAGAGTGCAACGAGCACTTTCGGTAAGTTTGTAACGGGAATGTTCGGAGACATTGCCCAGAGCTTCGGTATTGCGAACGACGGAAGCAAGATGGTGGACAAACAAGGCGTATTTCACTTAGACACGTGTTTTCGCGGAGACGTCCCGGTATTGCGTTTGAAACACAAAGAAAACGGAATATACGGGAATGTTAAATCACCCGAGTTTAGTTCCGAGGACTACGAGCTAATTGCGATCGAAGAAGTAAAGATCGGGGACGTAGTTCAGTCCTGGAACGAAAGAACCGGAAAACTCGAGAACAAGAAAGTGACGGAGACGTTTGTCCACGAAGTTCCGCAGCTTTTCTTTCTTGAGTTAGACGGGGAAGACGAGATTCATACGACTTGGAACCACCCGTTTAGACGGAGAATCGTAACTCAGAATGGTTCGAATGCCAGCACAAATCAAAACAGAGTATCGCCGTTTGATCTAAAGGGAATCCAAAGAGATTTCAAAACTCATGAACATCTGCTTCATCCGCGAGAAGCAAGAATCGTGACGAGCCTTTTGGGCTCGGGAAGCGAGAGCGAAACAAAGACAGCGAGTGTAATAGAGGAGCTTCCCCATTCTACAGATTCTAACCATTCAGCGTCGGATGTAACGTTGACGAAGACGGAAAGGTTCTCTTCTAACGCAGGATTGACGAAGACAGTTCTGACAGACGCAAGCTTGGTGAATCCAAACACAACCCAAACCTCGGAATGGGTGAAGGTGGAAGACCTCCGCTTGCGAGACCAAGTTCTCAAAGCAGACGGAAGTTGGGGAACTGTAACGGGGATTTACTACTACAACACGGAACCGACTAAGGTTTACAACTTAGAAGTGGAGGAGAATCATACTTACGTTGTGGGCGGAAGAGAATCCAATTCCGGCGCGGGCTACGTTGTTCACAATTACAACAACGCGCAAGAGGCGATGTTCGGAGGATTCAAACGACTTTCGAACGATGTGTATGACGTAGCGAAGAAGTTCGCGGGACTTGAAGGCGGGACCGGGAACGAGGTATATCAGAAAGCTGTAGAGTTTCAGCAGGCAGTGAAGGAAACGAACGCGTCCCGGGAAACGTTAAACAAGGAGTCGAACATTCTTGTTACGAAACAAAAAGCGGCGGAAGCCAGTATGCAACTGGGAGTGATCCGCAACAGCGAATTCATGAAAGCGATCCACGATCCAAAGAGCGACAATATCCCTGGGGTTGCCGACCTTCGCAGGCAATTGAAGGGAGTGGATCCAAGTAAGGGCTTTAGCGAGAATCATCTGAAAGCCGTATCGAGTTGGCTGAGTTCAAGCGGAACAGGCTTTGGTATCGGGAAAATGGGTTCGATTCAGACGAATCCGATGAAGGGATATATCGTATCGGCGGCACTCAGTATATCGAGTGCGAAAGAGCGCGGAGATCTTGTGAAGACGATCCAGGAAACGAATCAGAAGTTAGCAGAACACAAGATTAAAGAAGACAATATCGGCCGCCAGATGATCGAGAGATCGGAAAAGGTGAAGAGCGACATTGTAAAGCTGATCCAAGAGAAACACCACAACGATCCGAGGTATGCTGAAGTTCTCGTAGAACACGGTTTTGTGAAGAAAGACACATTCAATCCGGCGGAACACAAGGTAACGTATGAGGAGAAGTTGAAGGCACTGGGAGACAAGATCAAGCCGGAAACGAGAAAACAACTTGCCGAGTTTGACCGCAAGATCACAGACCTTCGCGTGAGCCAAAACAAACACGAAGCCGAGAGCTATGCTCAGTGGAACAAAGATCATCCGAACGAGCCCTACAAGCGAACTCCAGAGATGGAGAAACGCAGAAACGACATGGTGACAATGCAGAAGACTTTGGAGAAGGAAAGGGCGATGATCATCAACCGGGAAGTCGCACCCTATCCGAAAGAGTCTGAGCTGCATCGACTTGAGAAGTTGGGTGAAGGTCATTCACTGAACGACAAGCAGAAGACCGAGCTTACGAATCTGCGAAACGAGAAGAAGACGCACGAGACTCAAGTGGCGGCGCTGTTGGATCGTGATGCGAATGCGATTGAAACGAATTTGAACAAACTCCTTGGAAAACCTGAGGTTCCAAAAGACTTTAAGGCTGTCGTGAAAGAAGCGGATACTCGGAAGTCGTATGACAAATATATGGGGTTAAATGCGGAGCAAGCAGCCGAGCGTACTAAAACGATTGCATTGGAGCATGATGCTAAGAACAACTCAGAAGCGGTTTGGCAGAAGTCGAAAGATACTTTGGAAACTGCGGAAAAAGATTTGAAAAAGATCGACGCAAGTCTTGCTTCTCTGAATTCGAAAAAAGCGGATTACGAGACAAAGAAAGCCGCGCTGGAAGAGCAAAGAAAGGCGGCTGCTGATAAGGTCTCGAACTTAAACAGAGACCATCAGGAATATACGAAACAAAAGAACGAAGCTTTTGAGACAGTAAACAAGCGCGAGGACAGAGAATCGAAGGAGCTGATTGCTAAATTAGGAAATCAGAATCTTGACAAGATCGAGAAGAATATTGTAGCGAAAAAGAAAGAGTTAGCGGAAGCGTTTTTAAACGAGAAGAATTCAGAGAAAAAGGTAAAAGAGCTGACGAAAGAGATTACGAAGTTAACTGCTCAGAAAGATGAGTTGAACGACAAGATGGCTGCGGCTATCAAGGCGATCGATGACAAGAACAAAAGCAGTGATGTTGTGATTGGCACGTTGCCAAACGATCTTTTACCGGATCATCTCGCGAAGTTTATGGACCCGGTACAAAGAAAGGTAGAGTGGGTAGAAAAGAATCTTGAATACATGAAGAAAGAGTTGTACGCGGGTGAGGATGTGGAATATACCGTAAAAGGCAACCAGGCGATTTTGGAAGACGGTGTGATCAATTTGGGAACGGCACACTCCAATCAGTTTGTAGATTATGGAGCGACTGTGAAGATCATTTCGGACAGCGACAAGTCGATGTTTGGGAATTCGAACGGACTGAGTTACAACGAAAAAACGGGTAAATATGAGTATGTTCAGAGCGGAAGAAACACTTGTCAAAGTTACAGTTTCTTGGAGCAGTTGTTGTATGTCGGAGTGTTGTTTCGAGATTCGGGAAGGTCTCCGATTCACGAGTTGACAAAGTTGCAATACAACCTTGGTTTAACAGCAGAGATGTCGACAAATACAGCGGCGGCATATACCAAGCTCTTGGAGCCGTATGGAATGAAGACGGTAACGTTAGGTGATGGTGATCATGGAGTTGCGGAAAACTTTGCCAATATCAAGGCCGCTTTGAAACGTGGTGAGATTGTAAACGCCGGAATGTATATCGATGGGCCTGTAAACGGGGAACATCGTGCTGGGTATGACAAATACATGAGGCCATTGGATCCAAGCAAGGGCCACCGAGTGGACATCATCGGGTTTGATGACAAGCGGGGAGAATGGATTGTAAACGATTCTGCGAGACCAAATCAGATGATCCGATACAAATACGGTGACTATGAACTCGGTAATCGTTGGTCGATGGTGATTCGGAAAAAATAA
- a CDS encoding SH3 domain-containing protein, which yields MKSTSNPTKRIFFIAGTTLVVLIVGFFSFFLFQKKELLDLKKEENWVKVFPSAYPQEDDLTPIPGPFEKYKRDGYYTLIDPYPLAQLLKLDSGSRRAFACLALDVTHGVAVVKFLFDRNFYSVDVKRRHGDHYDFINDGEMLSFRLEPEMKLKSGDIIYMIRYEDDDYFRGEHYYDRGTNSGTNSTDIENDMTGCIRSVLEQSVNLNTN from the coding sequence ATGAAATCAACAAGTAATCCTACAAAACGAATCTTCTTCATTGCGGGAACGACACTTGTTGTTCTCATAGTCGGATTTTTTTCTTTTTTCCTTTTTCAAAAGAAGGAACTCTTGGATTTAAAGAAGGAAGAGAACTGGGTGAAGGTATTTCCATCGGCGTATCCGCAAGAGGATGACCTTACGCCGATCCCCGGCCCTTTTGAAAAATACAAACGAGATGGTTATTATACCCTGATTGACCCGTATCCTTTGGCGCAACTTTTAAAATTGGATTCGGGTTCAAGACGTGCGTTTGCTTGTTTGGCTCTGGATGTGACACATGGTGTGGCTGTGGTTAAGTTTTTGTTTGATCGGAATTTTTACTCGGTGGATGTGAAAAGGCGTCATGGCGACCATTACGATTTTATAAACGATGGCGAGATGCTTTCGTTTCGATTAGAGCCTGAAATGAAACTCAAAAGCGGAGATATTATATATATGATCCGTTACGAGGATGATGATTATTTTCGAGGCGAGCATTACTATGACAGAGGTACTAATTCGGGAACGAATTCAACGGATATTGAAAATGATATGACTGGATGTATTCGATCGGTGTTGGAACAATCTGTTAATTTAAATACGAATTAG